A genomic segment from Chitinophaga niabensis encodes:
- the dnaJ gene encoding molecular chaperone DnaJ, protein MSTKRDFYEILGVSKTSSQDEIKKAYRKVAMQYHPDRNPGNKEAEEHFKEAAEAYEVLSDPDKRAQYDRFGHAGMGNRGGHGGNMNMDDIFSNFGDIFGEDIFGSFFGGGGRGGGGGSRRGRGTRGSNLRVKIKLNFEEIAKGANKKIKVKKHVTCTTCNGLGAKDKNAFQTCTTCQGSGQVRKVTQTFLGQMQTVTTCPTCNGEGQIITNKCSSCKGEGRQYGEETVSIDIPAGVMEGMQLSMSGKGNAGERGGAPGDLLILIEEEPHPELQRDGLNVAYDLHISFPDAAFGTQVEVPTIDGKAKIKVPPGTQSGKIFRLKGKGFPSVNSYEKGDQLIHVNVWTPQTLTSEEKSMLEKLQDSGNFKPNPEKSEKGFFEKVKDIFS, encoded by the coding sequence ATGTCCACCAAAAGAGATTTTTACGAAATTTTAGGGGTGTCCAAAACCTCGTCCCAGGACGAGATTAAGAAAGCCTACCGCAAGGTGGCTATGCAATACCATCCTGACCGTAATCCCGGTAATAAAGAAGCAGAGGAACATTTCAAGGAAGCTGCAGAAGCTTATGAAGTGTTGAGCGACCCTGATAAACGTGCGCAGTACGACCGGTTCGGTCATGCCGGTATGGGCAACCGTGGCGGACATGGCGGCAATATGAACATGGACGATATCTTCTCCAACTTCGGAGACATCTTCGGTGAAGATATCTTCGGTAGTTTCTTTGGTGGCGGCGGACGTGGCGGCGGTGGCGGAAGCCGCCGTGGCAGAGGAACCCGGGGCAGCAACCTGCGGGTGAAGATCAAACTCAATTTTGAAGAGATCGCCAAAGGCGCCAACAAAAAGATCAAGGTTAAGAAACACGTAACCTGTACCACCTGTAACGGCCTCGGCGCAAAAGATAAAAATGCATTCCAGACCTGTACCACCTGCCAGGGTTCCGGACAGGTAAGGAAAGTTACCCAAACCTTCCTGGGCCAGATGCAAACGGTTACCACCTGCCCTACCTGTAACGGAGAAGGTCAGATCATCACCAATAAATGTTCTTCCTGTAAAGGAGAAGGCCGCCAATATGGAGAAGAAACAGTATCCATCGATATCCCGGCCGGTGTAATGGAAGGCATGCAGCTGAGCATGAGCGGTAAAGGAAATGCCGGCGAAAGAGGCGGCGCTCCGGGAGATCTGCTCATCCTCATAGAAGAAGAGCCACATCCTGAATTACAGCGGGATGGGTTGAATGTAGCTTACGATCTTCATATCTCCTTCCCTGATGCCGCCTTCGGCACACAGGTGGAAGTGCCTACCATAGACGGAAAGGCAAAGATCAAAGTACCTCCCGGCACGCAAAGCGGAAAGATCTTCCGCTTGAAAGGCAAAGGTTTCCCTTCCGTGAACAGTTACGAGAAAGGTGATCAGCTGATCCACGTAAATGTATGGACGCCGCAAACACTTACTTCAGAAGAAAAGAGCATGCTGGAGAAATTGCAGGACTCAGGAAACTTTAAACCGAATCCGGAGAAAAGTGAAAAAGGGTTCTTCGAGAAAGTAAAGGATATCTTCAGCTGA
- a CDS encoding class I SAM-dependent rRNA methyltransferase, translating to MTKVFLKKKIQNRVLLGHPWIFGNEVGQIDGEVNPGDIVDVFTHTGVFVGRGYINPQSQILVRLLTRDRNEQVNDGFFLNRLQKAWDYRKKIGYVENCRLVFGEADELPALVIDKFNDYLVIQTLALGIDRWKPAIVAALEKIFSPKGIYERNDVPVRELEGLPQQKGFLSAPFDTNIILKENGLKFHVDIVNGQKTGYFLDQQDNRRAIQHIVKGANVLEAFCYTGTFSCHAAHYGAKSVLGLDISEHAVATARRNAELNGLQDICQFQAVNAFDQLKQWTKEDKKFDVVILDPPAFTKSRENIQKAITGYKEINLRGMKLLKPGGFLVTASCTNLVDPSMFLETIDMAAKDARKKLRQVTFMTQAQDHPILWNIENTTYLKFLIVEVQ from the coding sequence ATGACAAAGGTTTTTCTAAAGAAAAAGATACAGAACAGGGTACTGCTGGGTCATCCCTGGATCTTCGGGAATGAAGTAGGGCAGATAGACGGAGAGGTGAATCCCGGGGATATTGTGGATGTGTTTACGCACACAGGCGTTTTTGTGGGGAGGGGTTACATCAATCCCCAATCCCAGATCCTTGTTCGTTTGCTCACCCGGGACCGGAATGAGCAGGTGAATGATGGTTTTTTCCTGAACAGGCTGCAAAAGGCCTGGGACTACCGGAAAAAGATAGGGTATGTGGAAAACTGCCGCCTCGTGTTCGGGGAGGCAGATGAGCTGCCGGCCCTTGTGATCGATAAATTCAACGATTACCTCGTGATCCAGACGCTGGCACTGGGTATAGATCGTTGGAAACCAGCCATCGTGGCTGCACTGGAAAAGATCTTCTCTCCCAAAGGGATCTATGAAAGGAACGATGTGCCTGTACGGGAACTGGAAGGTTTACCTCAGCAAAAAGGCTTTTTAAGCGCTCCCTTCGACACCAATATCATCCTGAAAGAGAATGGTCTAAAGTTCCATGTGGATATCGTAAACGGCCAGAAAACAGGGTATTTCCTGGACCAGCAGGATAACCGCCGGGCCATCCAGCATATCGTAAAAGGGGCCAATGTATTGGAAGCATTCTGTTATACCGGTACTTTCTCCTGCCATGCTGCCCATTACGGGGCTAAAAGCGTGCTGGGGCTGGATATCTCAGAACATGCGGTAGCTACTGCCCGCAGGAATGCCGAGTTGAACGGGCTGCAGGATATCTGCCAGTTCCAGGCAGTAAATGCCTTCGACCAGCTGAAACAATGGACAAAGGAAGACAAGAAATTCGATGTGGTGATCCTGGACCCGCCGGCCTTTACCAAAAGCCGGGAGAACATCCAGAAAGCCATAACCGGTTATAAGGAGATCAACCTGAGGGGGATGAAGTTGCTGAAGCCGGGAGGTTTCCTGGTCACAGCGAGCTGCACCAACCTGGTAGACCCGTCTATGTTCCTGGAAACCATCGATATGGCGGCAAAGGATGCGCGGAAGAAGTTACGGCAGGTTACTTTCATGACACAGGCGCAGGATCATCCTATCCTCTGGAATATAGAGAATACCACTTACCTGAAGTTCCTGATCGTAGAGGTACAGTAA
- a CDS encoding nucleotide exchange factor GrpE — MTEKDKDMQANGQPEAEGFQDINSDENMAGSTHLNDAVPEENELDKVKSELDELRKKYLLLNADFDNFKKRNAKERIELINTANKEVIIALLEVLDDSERAARQLETATDINVVKDGVSLVFNKLHSVLQSKGLKPMESLNEEFNADLHDAITEIPAPAEEKIGKVLDVLQKGYYLNDKIIRHARVVVGK; from the coding sequence ATGACAGAAAAAGACAAAGATATGCAGGCAAATGGGCAGCCGGAAGCAGAAGGCTTCCAGGATATTAATTCAGACGAGAACATGGCTGGGTCTACCCATCTAAATGATGCCGTACCAGAGGAGAATGAACTGGATAAGGTGAAAAGCGAGCTGGATGAACTGCGGAAGAAATACCTGCTGTTAAATGCCGATTTCGATAACTTTAAGAAACGTAATGCAAAAGAACGCATTGAACTCATAAATACCGCCAACAAGGAAGTGATCATTGCCTTACTGGAAGTGCTGGACGATTCCGAAAGAGCTGCCAGGCAACTGGAAACCGCTACAGACATTAATGTTGTTAAAGACGGCGTATCCCTGGTTTTCAACAAGTTACACAGCGTATTGCAATCCAAAGGCCTGAAACCTATGGAAAGCCTCAATGAAGAATTCAATGCAGACCTGCACGATGCCATCACGGAGATCCCTGCCCCTGCAGAAGAAAAAATAGGAAAGGTACTGGACGTTTTACAGAAAGGCTACTACCTGAATGACAAGATCATTCGTCATGCCCGCGTAGTAGTAGGAAAATGA
- a CDS encoding PKD domain-containing protein codes for MMRTVPAPHMKNPHAIRSRPLLLLLCMLVAPAFIKAQQAGFTYTASPVSQCAPAVFTFRNTSTGTPLSCIWNFGNGNTSNDLNPVVTFPNAGPVTVTLTAYYPNSTSSATQNFVVYAMPVPDFSVNTAIACGPYTATFTDLTPGGVQRIWDFGDGTPTVTTNSSTVQHQFTRIDTFDITLTVSNTTGCTKTLKKQDFIKLAAPVINVSGTGLQGCVPFAATLSANVTTINNDPVASYAWVFGDSQSSNGTTPGITHTYNSAGNFNVSLAITTQQGCTATRNFPQLVKTGTAPSNVSFTATRPDNCAGTSARLLATATNASRYRWDFGDGTTYEGPENDINRVFRISGPVTIQMSAGSNGCFTAATPITLTNNGPVADFSFTRRCDNKNAYNFTNTSAGSAGDTYEWDFADNSPLDNTMHPVHAYTQPGTYNVRLTVRNTVQNCMSTIFKTIQVFTADFHTGVGTICRSSEVDYGVVHVPHTLVDSYNWKFGDGTGLTTTNVDIKKKMLVKGLFTDTLIIRYNDPAYCADTIVKKDHLNVIAPVAGFTLAATACEGQPVRFAESSVPSPNIPLTNWKWDLGNGTSSAIQVPAPTKYNASGLFPVKLVVTDARNCVDSITVNIPVRPTPFVHATTPQAKVCEGNSITLHALSNDPVAWQPAYQLSCTNCNDPIASPLKDTSYIAIATNVYGCSASDTVQLKVVPVVRLQVSPDTAICQGMSAQLRAAGAATYSWTPNTDAISGPATAMPVVTPTVNTTYTVVAGNDVACPSASAQITVQVKPVPVVNVGPDQVVTAGSLVNLSSTYSNDVIKWEWKPSTYLDCSTCPQTVSAIRQSMDYALEVTNNNGCKKTDVVNIKLVCDQGIVFFPTGFTPNGDGANDVFYPRGKGVQVIKSLRIFNRFGQEVFKRENFNVEDISQGWDGTLKGKVLPPDVYIYLFEAVCDTKEKFQLKGNVTLFR; via the coding sequence ATGATGAGAACCGTCCCTGCACCTCATATGAAAAACCCGCATGCTATACGTAGCCGGCCCTTGCTGTTGCTGCTTTGCATGTTGGTTGCTCCGGCATTCATAAAAGCGCAGCAGGCTGGCTTTACTTATACCGCATCTCCCGTCAGCCAGTGTGCCCCTGCTGTTTTTACCTTTCGGAATACCAGCACCGGTACCCCCCTTTCCTGCATATGGAACTTTGGTAACGGCAACACTTCTAACGATTTAAACCCGGTGGTCACATTTCCGAATGCCGGGCCGGTAACGGTTACACTTACCGCCTATTACCCAAACAGTACCAGCAGCGCCACGCAGAACTTTGTGGTGTATGCTATGCCGGTACCGGACTTTTCAGTTAACACAGCCATAGCCTGCGGCCCTTACACCGCCACTTTCACAGACCTCACACCCGGAGGGGTGCAGCGGATATGGGATTTCGGGGATGGTACACCAACAGTTACCACTAACTCTTCTACTGTTCAGCATCAATTCACCCGTATAGATACATTTGATATAACACTCACCGTCAGCAATACAACAGGGTGCACCAAAACCCTTAAAAAGCAGGACTTTATTAAGCTGGCTGCGCCTGTGATCAATGTTTCGGGAACCGGGCTGCAGGGCTGCGTACCTTTTGCGGCCACTCTTTCTGCCAATGTTACCACTATCAATAACGACCCTGTAGCCTCCTATGCCTGGGTTTTCGGAGATAGTCAAAGTAGCAATGGTACTACGCCGGGTATTACACATACCTATAACTCGGCAGGTAATTTCAATGTAAGTCTTGCCATAACCACACAGCAGGGCTGCACAGCCACCCGCAATTTTCCGCAACTGGTGAAAACAGGTACTGCACCTTCCAATGTAAGTTTTACTGCTACGCGGCCGGATAATTGTGCAGGCACCAGCGCCCGCCTCCTGGCAACAGCCACCAACGCCAGCCGCTACCGCTGGGACTTTGGGGATGGTACAACCTATGAAGGTCCTGAGAACGACATCAACCGGGTATTTCGTATAAGCGGCCCGGTTACCATACAAATGAGTGCGGGTTCCAATGGATGTTTCACTGCCGCAACCCCTATCACGCTCACCAATAACGGTCCGGTGGCTGATTTCAGCTTTACCCGCCGATGTGATAACAAGAACGCCTACAACTTTACAAATACTTCTGCCGGTTCCGCCGGCGATACTTACGAGTGGGATTTTGCTGATAACTCCCCCTTGGATAACACCATGCATCCTGTCCATGCCTATACGCAGCCAGGCACTTACAATGTGCGGCTGACAGTAAGGAACACGGTACAGAATTGCATGAGCACCATCTTCAAAACAATCCAGGTTTTCACTGCAGATTTTCATACCGGGGTAGGCACCATTTGCCGCAGCAGCGAAGTAGATTATGGTGTAGTGCATGTACCGCATACCCTTGTAGACAGCTACAACTGGAAGTTCGGTGATGGTACCGGCTTAACCACAACGAATGTGGACATCAAAAAAAAGATGCTGGTAAAAGGGCTTTTCACAGACACACTTATTATTCGTTATAACGATCCCGCCTATTGTGCAGATACGATCGTAAAGAAAGATCATCTGAATGTAATAGCACCCGTTGCAGGTTTCACACTGGCAGCAACGGCCTGCGAAGGCCAGCCGGTAAGGTTTGCTGAATCTTCCGTTCCTTCTCCCAACATTCCCTTAACGAACTGGAAATGGGACCTGGGGAATGGCACATCATCTGCGATCCAGGTTCCTGCACCAACAAAATATAACGCCAGCGGCCTTTTCCCGGTGAAGCTGGTGGTAACGGATGCCAGGAACTGTGTGGATTCCATCACGGTAAACATCCCTGTTCGGCCCACTCCTTTTGTGCATGCCACAACGCCGCAGGCTAAGGTCTGCGAAGGCAACAGTATAACCCTGCACGCGCTCAGCAACGATCCTGTAGCCTGGCAGCCTGCCTACCAGTTAAGTTGCACCAACTGTAATGATCCTATAGCTTCTCCATTAAAAGACACTTCTTATATAGCCATTGCCACTAACGTATATGGATGTTCGGCCAGTGATACCGTACAGTTGAAAGTAGTGCCCGTTGTGCGTTTACAGGTAAGCCCTGATACAGCCATCTGCCAGGGTATGAGTGCACAACTGCGTGCCGCAGGAGCTGCCACTTACAGCTGGACGCCGAATACGGATGCCATCAGCGGTCCGGCTACTGCCATGCCTGTTGTTACACCAACAGTCAATACTACTTATACCGTAGTGGCCGGTAACGATGTGGCCTGCCCTTCTGCCAGCGCACAGATCACCGTGCAGGTGAAACCGGTGCCTGTGGTAAATGTAGGGCCGGACCAGGTAGTAACCGCAGGCAGCCTGGTGAACCTCAGCTCCACTTACAGCAATGATGTAATCAAATGGGAATGGAAACCCAGCACGTATCTTGATTGTTCAACATGTCCGCAAACGGTATCTGCCATCCGCCAGTCTATGGACTATGCGCTGGAAGTAACTAACAACAATGGCTGTAAAAAAACAGATGTGGTGAACATTAAGCTGGTATGTGATCAGGGTATTGTGTTCTTCCCTACCGGCTTTACACCCAACGGAGATGGGGCAAACGATGTATTCTATCCACGTGGAAAAGGCGTGCAGGTGATCAAATCCCTGCGGATCTTTAACCGCTTCGGGCAGGAAGTATTTAAAAGAGAGAATTTCAATGTAGAGGATATCAGCCAGGGCTGGGATGGTACGCTGAAGGGAAAGGTGCTGCCGCCGGACGTGTATATTTATCTTTTCGAAGCGGTTTGTGACACAAAAGAGAAATTCCAACTAAAAGGAAACGTAACTTTATTCCGATAA
- a CDS encoding PorP/SprF family type IX secretion system membrane protein yields MKKPKTMKTLWKSARLLICCSLALSAEAQDIHLSQFAETPILRNPALIGLFKGDVRIQGVYRNQWNSVTIPYQTGTMSGEMKFPIGQYNDHITAGLQMSYDRAGTSRLQSVQVLPALNYHKSLSEDKSSFLSLGFMGGMVQRQFDPTHLTFNNQYTNGRFDPAAATGEEGRMARIGYTYWDAGVGMSYNGSLGEEGNYFVGAAYYHFNRPKVSFYDDKTITLDPKLSFNMGITVPLAERIKVIAHYNQVHQGSYSEFIGGAMIGYSLYDEGLESDRGFYGGLFFRWNDAVVPMIRLDMGTYEIGMSYDVNVSRLRTASQAMGGFELSMVFKSFLNSRNSTLNSVTCPSF; encoded by the coding sequence ATGAAAAAGCCGAAGACGATGAAAACGCTGTGGAAAAGTGCGCGCCTGCTCATTTGTTGCAGCTTGGCGCTTAGTGCTGAGGCCCAGGATATACATCTGTCACAGTTTGCTGAAACACCTATACTGCGCAATCCGGCATTGATCGGCCTGTTCAAAGGAGACGTGCGCATACAGGGCGTTTACCGCAATCAATGGAACAGTGTTACCATTCCTTATCAAACGGGCACCATGAGCGGGGAAATGAAATTCCCCATCGGCCAATATAATGACCATATCACGGCAGGTTTACAAATGTCGTACGACCGGGCAGGCACCTCCAGGCTGCAGTCCGTTCAGGTATTGCCGGCGCTGAACTATCACAAATCCCTGAGTGAGGACAAAAGCAGCTTCCTCTCCCTGGGTTTCATGGGAGGTATGGTACAGCGGCAGTTTGATCCCACACACCTCACTTTCAATAACCAGTATACCAATGGCCGTTTTGATCCTGCCGCCGCTACCGGGGAAGAAGGAAGAATGGCCAGGATAGGTTATACTTACTGGGATGCAGGGGTGGGCATGAGTTATAACGGATCTTTAGGGGAAGAAGGCAATTACTTTGTGGGGGCAGCCTATTACCATTTCAACCGGCCCAAGGTTTCCTTTTATGACGATAAGACGATCACACTGGACCCAAAGCTGAGCTTTAATATGGGCATTACTGTTCCCTTGGCCGAAAGGATCAAGGTGATCGCACATTATAACCAGGTACATCAGGGTTCTTATTCAGAATTTATCGGCGGAGCCATGATAGGTTATAGTTTATACGATGAGGGGCTGGAATCAGACAGGGGCTTCTATGGCGGGCTGTTCTTCAGATGGAACGATGCCGTGGTCCCTATGATCAGGCTGGATATGGGTACCTACGAAATTGGAATGAGTTACGATGTGAATGTTTCCCGGCTGCGGACTGCCAGCCAGGCAATGGGAGGGTTTGAACTGTCTATGGTTTTCAAAAGTTTCCTGAACAGCCGGAACTCTACTTTGAACAGTGTAACCTGTCCGAGCTTCTAA
- a CDS encoding T9SS type A sorting domain-containing protein: protein MLKNSTLILFILLCTISLPAWSQSTKSLPETEGVSKVVKAYPNPATTKIFFEIQRNNDKVYEIIVYNFLGKKVDHLKNIAQRTQVNLDNYYSGLYIFQLREKNGNLVESGKFNVVK, encoded by the coding sequence ATGTTGAAGAACTCTACGCTCATTTTATTTATCCTACTCTGTACCATATCCCTTCCGGCATGGTCTCAAAGTACTAAATCCCTCCCCGAAACGGAAGGTGTGAGTAAGGTTGTCAAAGCTTATCCCAATCCTGCTACTACTAAGATCTTTTTCGAGATCCAGCGTAATAACGATAAGGTTTACGAAATTATTGTCTATAACTTCCTCGGTAAAAAAGTAGATCACCTCAAGAATATCGCGCAACGTACACAGGTGAACCTTGATAATTACTATAGTGGATTATATATCTTCCAGTTACGTGAAAAGAACGGAAACCTCGTAGAATCGGGGAAATTCAATGTGGTCAAGTAA
- a CDS encoding RNA polymerase sigma factor, with translation MRDTNDIALLALLKDGDETAFTEIYNQYWEPLYFMAHKRLQSAQDAEEIVQQVFLTLWHKRADLSIQSLPFYLAAMVRYAIYRHFAHLNRKKEQTNTLQAITAEQSPAFDIDNKFLLEILNKLANELPAKHRIVFLQHKLMDRPLEEVAGELGVSVRTAEGYVARVMQVMRQRREYLTLAMIFMLTK, from the coding sequence ATGCGAGATACCAATGATATAGCTTTATTAGCGTTGTTGAAAGACGGGGATGAAACTGCTTTTACCGAAATTTACAACCAGTATTGGGAGCCACTGTATTTCATGGCGCACAAGCGCCTGCAATCGGCACAGGATGCGGAAGAAATTGTTCAGCAGGTTTTTCTGACTCTCTGGCACAAAAGAGCCGATCTCTCCATACAATCCCTTCCATTCTACCTGGCAGCGATGGTGCGGTATGCTATTTACCGCCATTTCGCCCATCTGAATCGTAAAAAAGAACAAACCAATACATTACAGGCCATCACTGCAGAACAATCTCCTGCTTTTGATATCGACAACAAATTTCTACTGGAAATATTAAATAAACTGGCCAACGAACTACCTGCCAAACATCGTATTGTTTTTCTGCAGCACAAGCTGATGGACCGGCCTTTGGAAGAGGTGGCCGGGGAGCTGGGTGTATCTGTACGCACCGCTGAGGGTTACGTGGCCCGCGTAATGCAGGTGATGCGCCAAAGGCGGGAATACCTCACCCTTGCTATGATCTTTATGCTGACTAAATAA